The Bubalus bubalis isolate 160015118507 breed Murrah chromosome 18, NDDB_SH_1, whole genome shotgun sequence genome contains a region encoding:
- the PPM1N gene encoding probable protein phosphatase 1N isoform X2 → MAALARLLERLLWPARKEEEAEEEEEGCRSPNRPQSLLDAPRCAQRPHGGAAAAWGLRFGASAVQGWRAHMEDAHCACLALPGLPPGWAFFAVLDGHGGARAALFGARHLKGQVLEALGPEPSEPQGVCEALRRAFLSADARLRALWPRGEPGGSTAVALLVSPRFLYLAHCGDSRAVLSRAGTVAFSTEDHRPLRPRERERIHDAGGTISRRRLEGSLAVSRALGDFAYKEAPRRPPEQQLVSAEPEGSLDNMTCLLVCFPGAPRPCEEAIRKEVLLDAALGRRVAELCASASEPPSLNTVFRTLASEDIPDLPPGGGLYCKATVIAEAYSQFCQASRQRCVKGQKGAEEPTGAHSVSALHLEA, encoded by the exons ATGGCGGCCCTTGCCCGCCTGCTGGAACGTCTCCTTTGGCCAGCCCGCAAGGAAGAGGAGgcggaggaagaagaggagggatgCAGGTCTCCCAACCGGCCTCAGTCCCTCCTAGACGCGCCGCGTTGCGCCCAGCGGCCGCACGGGGGTGCGGCGGCTGCGTGGGGTCTGCGCTTCGGGGCTAGCGCAGTGCAGGGCTGGCGTGCACACATGGAGGACGCTCATTGCGCTTGCCTTGCGCTACCTGGGCTGCCCCCGGGCTGGGCTTTCTTCGCAGTCCTCGACGGCCACGGCGGGGCAAGAGCCGCCCTCTTCGGCGCGCGCCACCTGAAGGGCCAAGTACTTGAGGCTCTGGGCCCGGAGCCCAGCGAGCCTCAGGGCGTGTGCGAAGCACTGCGCCGCGCCTTTCTGAGCGCAGACGCGCGCCTGCGTGCGCTCTGGCCCCGCGGCGAACCGGGGGGCTCCACCGCTGTGGCGTTACTGGTTTCCCCGCGCTTTCTGTACCTGGCGCACTGCGGTGACTCTCGCGCGGTGCTGAGTCGCGCCGGCACCGTGGCCTTCAGCACCGAGGACCATCGGCCCCTCCGTCCCCGAGAACGTGAACGCATCCATGACGCGGGCGGCACCATCAGCCGCCGGCGCCTCGAGGGCTCTTTGGCAGTGTCCAGAGCACTGGGAGACTTTGCCTACAAAGAGGCTCCGCGAAGGCCCCCAGAACAACAACTCGTTTCCGCGGAGCCTGAG GGCAGCCTGGAcaacatgacctgcctcctggtcTGCTTTCCGGGGGCTCCCAGACCTTGTGAGGAGGCCATCAGGAAGGAGGTACTGCTCGATGCAGCCCTGGGACGCAGAGTTGCAG AGCTGTGTGCTTCTGCCTCAGAGCCCCCCAGCTTGAACACAGTTTTCAGGACTCTGGCCTCTGAGGACATCCCGGATTTACCTCCTGGGGGAGGGCTCTACTGCAA GGCCACAGTCATCGCTGAAGCTTATTCTCAGTTCTGCCAGGCCTCAAGACAGCGCTGCGTG AAGGGGCAGAAAGGGGCTGAGGAGCCCACTGGCGCCCATTCAGTCTCTGCCTTGCACTTGGAGGCTTAA
- the PPM1N gene encoding probable protein phosphatase 1N isoform X1, whose translation MAALARLLERLLWPARKEEEAEEEEEGCRSPNRPQSLLDAPRCAQRPHGGAAAAWGLRFGASAVQGWRAHMEDAHCACLALPGLPPGWAFFAVLDGHGGARAALFGARHLKGQVLEALGPEPSEPQGVCEALRRAFLSADARLRALWPRGEPGGSTAVALLVSPRFLYLAHCGDSRAVLSRAGTVAFSTEDHRPLRPRERERIHDAGGTISRRRLEGSLAVSRALGDFAYKEAPRRPPEQQLVSAEPEVTALARQAEDEFMLLASDGVWDAMSGSSLAGLVASRLCLGLAPELLCAQLLDTCLCKGSLDNMTCLLVCFPGAPRPCEEAIRKEVLLDAALGRRVAELCASASEPPSLNTVFRTLASEDIPDLPPGGGLYCKATVIAEAYSQFCQASRQRCVKGQKGAEEPTGAHSVSALHLEA comes from the exons ATGGCGGCCCTTGCCCGCCTGCTGGAACGTCTCCTTTGGCCAGCCCGCAAGGAAGAGGAGgcggaggaagaagaggagggatgCAGGTCTCCCAACCGGCCTCAGTCCCTCCTAGACGCGCCGCGTTGCGCCCAGCGGCCGCACGGGGGTGCGGCGGCTGCGTGGGGTCTGCGCTTCGGGGCTAGCGCAGTGCAGGGCTGGCGTGCACACATGGAGGACGCTCATTGCGCTTGCCTTGCGCTACCTGGGCTGCCCCCGGGCTGGGCTTTCTTCGCAGTCCTCGACGGCCACGGCGGGGCAAGAGCCGCCCTCTTCGGCGCGCGCCACCTGAAGGGCCAAGTACTTGAGGCTCTGGGCCCGGAGCCCAGCGAGCCTCAGGGCGTGTGCGAAGCACTGCGCCGCGCCTTTCTGAGCGCAGACGCGCGCCTGCGTGCGCTCTGGCCCCGCGGCGAACCGGGGGGCTCCACCGCTGTGGCGTTACTGGTTTCCCCGCGCTTTCTGTACCTGGCGCACTGCGGTGACTCTCGCGCGGTGCTGAGTCGCGCCGGCACCGTGGCCTTCAGCACCGAGGACCATCGGCCCCTCCGTCCCCGAGAACGTGAACGCATCCATGACGCGGGCGGCACCATCAGCCGCCGGCGCCTCGAGGGCTCTTTGGCAGTGTCCAGAGCACTGGGAGACTTTGCCTACAAAGAGGCTCCGCGAAGGCCCCCAGAACAACAACTCGTTTCCGCGGAGCCTGAGGTGACCGCCCTGGCACGCCAAGCGGAGGACGAGTTCATGCTCTTGGCTTCTGATGGCGTGTGGGACGCGATGTCCGGGTCTTCCCTAGCGGGACTGGTGGCATCGCGCCTCTGTTTGGGCTTGGCCCCAGAGCTTCTCTGCGCGCAGCTGTTGGACACGTGTCTTTGCAAG GGCAGCCTGGAcaacatgacctgcctcctggtcTGCTTTCCGGGGGCTCCCAGACCTTGTGAGGAGGCCATCAGGAAGGAGGTACTGCTCGATGCAGCCCTGGGACGCAGAGTTGCAG AGCTGTGTGCTTCTGCCTCAGAGCCCCCCAGCTTGAACACAGTTTTCAGGACTCTGGCCTCTGAGGACATCCCGGATTTACCTCCTGGGGGAGGGCTCTACTGCAA GGCCACAGTCATCGCTGAAGCTTATTCTCAGTTCTGCCAGGCCTCAAGACAGCGCTGCGTG AAGGGGCAGAAAGGGGCTGAGGAGCCCACTGGCGCCCATTCAGTCTCTGCCTTGCACTTGGAGGCTTAA
- the RTN2 gene encoding reticulon-2 isoform X2: MGSKVVDLLHWKDAKTSGVVFTGLMVSLLSLLHFSIVSVAAHVALLLLCGTISLRVYRKVLQAVHRGDGANPFQAYLDVDLTLTREQTERLSQQIASHVVSAAIQLRHFFLVEDLVDSLKLALLFYILTFVGAVFNGLTLLILGVIGVFTVPLLYRQHQAQIDQYVGLVTNQLSHIKAKIRARIPGTGALASVAAAVSGPKAKAE, from the exons ATGGGGAGTAAAG TGGTGGACCTGCTGCACTGGAAGGATGCGAAGACGTCAGGAGTGGTCTTCACAGGCCTCATGGTCTCCCTGCTAAGCCTCCTGCACTTTAGCATCGTGTCCGTGGCCGCCCACGTGGCCCTGTTGCTGCTCTGCGGCACCATCTCTCTCAGGGTTTACCGAAAAGTGCTGCAGGCCGTGCACCGGGGGGACGGCGCCAACCCCTTCCA GGCCTACCTGGACGTGGACCTGACCCTGACTCGGGAGCAGACTGAACGTTTGTCCCAGCAGATTGCCTCCCATGTTGTCTCTGCGGCCATACAGCTGCGGCATTTCTTTCTGGTAGAAGACCTCGTGGACTCCCTCAAG CTGGCCCTTCTCTTCTACATCTTGACCTTCGTGGGTGCCGTCTTCAATGGTTTGACTCTTCTCATTCTGG GAGTGATCGGTGTATTCACAGTCCCTCTGCTATATCGACAGCACCAG GCCCAGATTGATCAGTATGTGGGATTGGTGACCAATCAGTTGAGCCACATCAAAGCTAA GATCCGAGCTAGGATCCCAGGGACCGGAGCCCTTGCCTCGGTAGCAGCTGCAGTCTCCGGACCCAAAGCCAAAGCCGAATGA
- the RTN2 gene encoding reticulon-2 isoform X1 yields MGQVLPVFAHCKEAPSTASSTPDSTEGGNDDSDFRELHTAREFSEDDEEETTSQDWGTPRELTFSYIAFDGVVGSGARRDSAARRPRPQGRSVSEPRDPAPQPGLGDSLESIPSLSQSPEPGRRGDPSSAPPAERPPEDLGLQLDQLGWATRGAGTGEDSATSSSTPLEDEEPEGSVAGEAGKELDLPLAFVQSSPLEVFTPQPSPVSGIPQTPTPSPPRSRDSNSWLDEPLPDEKEEEPWGQLEREPITGQCLASTDQSEFTLESQVLVVDLLHWKDAKTSGVVFTGLMVSLLSLLHFSIVSVAAHVALLLLCGTISLRVYRKVLQAVHRGDGANPFQAYLDVDLTLTREQTERLSQQIASHVVSAAIQLRHFFLVEDLVDSLKLALLFYILTFVGAVFNGLTLLILGVIGVFTVPLLYRQHQAQIDQYVGLVTNQLSHIKAKIRARIPGTGALASVAAAVSGPKAKAE; encoded by the exons ATGGGGCAGGTCCTGCCGGTCTTCGCCCACTGCA AAGAAGCTCCGTCTACAGCTTCATCTACCCCTGACTCCACAGAAG GAGGGAACGATGATTCGGATTTTCGGGAGCTGCATACAGCCCGGGAATTCTCGGAGGACGACGAGGAGGAGACCACGTCGCAGGACTGGGGCACTCCGCGGGAGCTGACCTTCTCCTACATCGCCTTCGACGGTGTGGTGGGCTCTGGGGCTCGCAGGGATTCAGCCGCTCGCCGCCCACGGCCCCAGGGCCGCTCAGTCTCGGAGCCGCGAGATCCGGCCCCTCAGCCCGGCCTGGGCGACAGCTTGGAAAGCATCCCCAGCCTGAGCCAATCCCCGGAGCCCGGGCGTCGAGGTGACCCCAGTTCTGCCCCTCCAGCTGAGCGCCCCCCAGAGGACCTGGGGCTCCAGCTGGATCAACTGGGCTGGGCGACCCGGGGAGCAGGGACTGGGGAGGACTCCGCCACCAGTAGCTCCACTCCACTGGAAGACGAGGAGCCCGAAGGATCAGTGGCTGGAGAGGCTGGGAAAG AATTGGACCTACCACTCGCATTCGTTCAGTCCTCGCCGCTGGAAGTCTTTACTCCACAGCCCAGCCCTGTCTCTGGGATCCCCcagacccccaccccatccccacctcgATCCCGGGATTCGAACTCTTGGCTGGATGAGCCCTTGCCTGACGAGAAGGAGGAAGAGCCCTGGGGGCAGCTGGAGCGGGAGCCAATCACGGGACAGTGCCTCGCTAGCACGGACCAATCAGAATTCACATTGGAATCACAAGTTCTAG TGGTGGACCTGCTGCACTGGAAGGATGCGAAGACGTCAGGAGTGGTCTTCACAGGCCTCATGGTCTCCCTGCTAAGCCTCCTGCACTTTAGCATCGTGTCCGTGGCCGCCCACGTGGCCCTGTTGCTGCTCTGCGGCACCATCTCTCTCAGGGTTTACCGAAAAGTGCTGCAGGCCGTGCACCGGGGGGACGGCGCCAACCCCTTCCA GGCCTACCTGGACGTGGACCTGACCCTGACTCGGGAGCAGACTGAACGTTTGTCCCAGCAGATTGCCTCCCATGTTGTCTCTGCGGCCATACAGCTGCGGCATTTCTTTCTGGTAGAAGACCTCGTGGACTCCCTCAAG CTGGCCCTTCTCTTCTACATCTTGACCTTCGTGGGTGCCGTCTTCAATGGTTTGACTCTTCTCATTCTGG GAGTGATCGGTGTATTCACAGTCCCTCTGCTATATCGACAGCACCAG GCCCAGATTGATCAGTATGTGGGATTGGTGACCAATCAGTTGAGCCACATCAAAGCTAA GATCCGAGCTAGGATCCCAGGGACCGGAGCCCTTGCCTCGGTAGCAGCTGCAGTCTCCGGACCCAAAGCCAAAGCCGAATGA